AGAGCCGATGCCAAACAGCTTGCACTCCACCGCGTCCACGTTGTGCGACTCATCGATCTTCTCCGCAAAAATCGTGTCGAGCGACGATGCCAGCCTCTCACGCGGCGCCTTCCGGTCGGCGGGCAGATCCTTCTGGCCGTCCGGTATCCACACATTGGTGACAGCACGCGAACCGAGCTGCTTGCCCGCGGCCTCAGCGATCTTGCGACACGCTATGCCGTGTGAGATCCAGTAATCGCGCACCGCCTTGTCGGCGCTGCTCAGCGTGAATCCGTCGTTCGCCAGCGGATGCGAAAAATAGCTCGGGTTAAAATCCATGCCCCACGCCTGCGCCTTGCACCAGTCGATCCACGACTGGAAATGCTCCACGCCATAATCGCTGCGCTCCACCTTCTTGCCTCCAAGGTCTGCATACAGCGCGTGAAGGTTCAGTCGTTTTTTCCCGGGGATGAGCTTTGCCGCCTGCTCCAGATCCGCACGCAGCTCGACAATCGTGCGCGCCTTGCCCGGATAGTTGCCGGTCGCCTGAATGCCGCCGCCGGAAAGTCCGGCGCCCGGTTTTTCAAAGCCTCCGACATCGTCCCCTTGCCAGCAATGCAACGAAATCGGCGTCGCCGCCAACGTGGCCAGAACGCTTTCAACATCCACGCCCAGCGCGGCGTAACGGTCACGGGCCTCGGCAAAAAACGAAGTGCTCATAATATACAGAATGATACGGGGGTTTGATCGGGGTTTAGCGTCTCATATTAGACCTATTTTAGCGTCTTGTGAATGCACCCAATGACTCTTTTCATATAGAAATTGAGCCATCCTGAAACTCACTTCTCTCGTTACCTTCCGCGCCCTCGTGAAGCGGATATCTGGGGCGTTGCGGTAACGGGTGGCGGCCGACTTAAAAGCCCTCCGTCCGCCCCGTATCCACCTGCGGGTCACCCCGCCGATCACGCTTTTTCCTGGGATCACGGTCGCGTCCTCGGGGCCTGGCAATGGGTGGCTATCACCGCTGGTCGCGGTTGGTTTGAATCCGCCCGCCAACCGCTCACCTCCGTTTCCAAAGGCGATCTGCTGCTACTCTTCCCCGACGAATGGCACCGCTATCGCCCCGACCCTGAAACCGGCTGGACCGAACTCTGGTTGGAGTTGCAAGGGCCCGCACTCGAGCGCCTCCAATCCGCCGGGATTCTTTCGCCCGATCAACCCGTGCAATCTTTCACCGGCACTTCGGCCGAATCGCTCCTCACGCGATTGCACGCACGGCTGCGCGAAAACGAATCCGGCTTTGATCCCGAACTCACCGGCTGGGCGTGGCAACTGCTCACCCAACTCGACACCGTCCGCCGGCAAGTCAACGCACCCGAAAGCGATATCGCACGGGCCATTCGCCGTGCCGAAGTCCTGCTCGCTGAACGCCTCGAAAATCCACCCGCCATGCCCGCCCTCGCCCGTGAACTCGGAGTGGCCTATTCATATTTTCGTCGTGAATTCGCGAAGCAAACCGGCCTCGCTCCGCACGCCTACCTGCTCCGCCTCCGCTTGGAAAAAGCCCGTCGTCTCCTCGGCAACGGCACCGCACCATTGAAAGACATTGCCGCGCAACTCGGCTTCAGTTCGCCCTATCACCTCTCTGCCGCTTTCAAGCAGGCGTTCGGCACGTCACCAGCCCACTGGCGCCGCCGGCCGGTTAAAACATCCAGTTAGACAAAGGCGCCGGGATTTGACGCCTGCCACTTTCCCCCGTCACCGTATCCACTCCATGAACCCCGCATCCCCTCGCTCGTTGGCACGACTCAGCGGCCTGATTCTCGCCGTTGTCCTGCTCACTCCTTCTCTTTTTTCCGCTGAGCGCGAATCGCTCAAACTCCTTGCGATCGGCAACAGCTTTTCCGACGATGCCACCCGACTCCTCCCACAAGTCGTCAAGGCCGCCGGCAAAGAGCTCATCATCGGCCGCGCCAGCATCGGCGGTTGCCCGCTCGAACGCCACGCGCGCCACCTTAAAGAAGCCGAATCCGGCAATCCCAACGGTCACGCTTACAAGGGCGCCACCGACCCCAAGACCGGAGAGAAGCGCGACATGTCACTCCCCGAATTACTCTCCGCTCAAGCCTGGGATGTCGTCACTATCCAGCAATGGAGCCAATTGAGTTTTAAGCCCGAGACCTTTCAGCCCTTCGCCGACGAACTCATCGCCGCCATCCATAAATACGCGCCCACCGCCGAGATCGTCGTCCATCAAACCTGGGCCTACCGCGAAGATCACGACTGGTTCAAAAAAGACGACGGCTTCACCCCCGCCAAGATGTATACCGGCCTGACCTCGACCTACAAAAATTTCGCCGACGGCAAAGGCTTCCGTGTCCTCCCCGTGGGCGATGCCCTGAACCTCGCCCGCCAGACCCCGCGCTGGACCTACGTCACGGATCCGAATTTCGACTTCAAAAATCCTCCCGCCGGCCAGCTGCCCGATCAGCGCACCAGCCTGAACATCGGCTGGCATTGGAAGAAAAACAAAGCAGGCGCCACCGCCTTCACGCTCGACGCCATCCACTGCAACCCCGCCGGCCAATACCTCGGTGCCAACGTCTGGTATTCGATACTCTATCAGACCGACACGCTACCCGATTCCTACGCGCCCATCGGCATGACCGCCGAAGACGCCGCCGATCTCCGCGCCCACGCCCTCACCGCCGTCAAAGCCGAGCGCGCCCGCGAAGCCGCGCTGCACCCCGTCGTCGCCAAATAATCTCAGCCTTCCGCCTTAACCGCCACCGTTCCATCGGCGAACTCCGCCGCCAGCCGCTGTCCTTTTTGGACCGCGGCTTTTTTCTGCACCGGCTTCCCGTCCGCATCGCGCATGATCACGAACCCGCGATTCAAGACCGATGCCGGACTCGCCGCCTGCAAGCGTTTCCACAACGCCAGCAACCGCTGCGACTCCGACTCCACGCGCCGCTGCGGCGAACGCTCGCGCAACAACGACCGCACCTCGCTCAACCGTTGTCTCCTCGTCTGCACCGTCGCACTCAGCGCCCCGCTCAACCGGTTCGCCAAATCATCCAGCCGTAAAAACCCACGCTCCACCTGTGCCGATGGTGCCAACAAACGCAGCCGCGACCGCGCATGATCCAGACGATCGGCCGCTGACTCCAACGCCGCATCGACATGGTGATTCAAATCCTCATCTAACCGCGCCGCGCGCTCCGTCGCCGCGACGAAGCCGCTTGAGATCAACTCCGCCGCCGCACTCGGCGTCTCCGCGCGCACGTCCGCCGCGAAGTCACCGAGAGTAAAATCAATCTCGTGCCCCACCGCCGAAATAATCGGCAACCGGCACGCCGCCACCGCCCGCACCAGCGGCTCCTCGTTGAATGCCCACAAGTCTTCCAGCGAACCGCCGCCGCGCCCGATCACCAGCAAATCAAAACGCACCCCGCACGCCGCCTCATCCTGGGCGAGCTGCAACATCTCGATTATCTCCGCCGCCGCGCCATCACCCTGCACCTTGGCCGGTAGCACGACGACCCGCCCTCGCCAGCCACGACGAATCAATATCCGCAAAAAATCCTGCACCGCCGCGCCCGTCGGCGACGTGATAAAGCCCACCGTCTGCGGCATCGCCGGAATCGCCACTTTGTTTTCCGCCGCGAACAGCCCTTCATCCGCCAGCCGTCGCTTCAGCGCTTCAAATTCTTTCTGCAATCGCCCCACGCCGTCCTCGATGACCGCACGCACGATCAGCTGGTAATTCCCACGCGCCTCATAAACCGAGATCTCGCCATAGACGACCACCTGCAGCCCGTCGCGGAGCTTCACATCCTGTCGCGCCGCATCCCCGCGAAACATCACGGAGGAAAGCTGCGCCCCCGCATCCTTCAGTGAAAAATAAACATGCCCGCTCGCCTGTGCCCGCAAGTTGGAGACTTCGCCCCGAACCCACCCCGGCCGAACTTGCGACTCCAGCACCGTCTTCACCCGCCGCGTGAACTCACTCACGCTCTCAATGCGCGCACTGCTATCGATCAAGTCGTCCGGGAGCGGCATGTAATCAACTCGGTCTTTTTACCTTTACCACTAAGCATAAGCGTTGCATCCCGCAGCC
This portion of the Rariglobus hedericola genome encodes:
- a CDS encoding L-rhamnose isomerase is translated as MSTSFFAEARDRYAALGVDVESVLATLAATPISLHCWQGDDVGGFEKPGAGLSGGGIQATGNYPGKARTIVELRADLEQAAKLIPGKKRLNLHALYADLGGKKVERSDYGVEHFQSWIDWCKAQAWGMDFNPSYFSHPLANDGFTLSSADKAVRDYWISHGIACRKIAEAAGKQLGSRAVTNVWIPDGQKDLPADRKAPRERLASSLDTIFAEKIDESHNVDAVECKLFGIGSESYVVGSHEFYMGYAVTRQKWLCLDAGHFHPTETIADKISAVMQYVPGVLLHVSRGVRWDSDHVVTLDDPTKAIFEELVRGEYLPRTAIGLDFFDASINRIAAWTIGTRSAQKALLLALLEPAKQLRAAEAAGDNTTRLALMEELKTLPFGEVWDEFCRRENAPVGAAWIGEVKAYEKAVLSKRA
- a CDS encoding AraC family transcriptional regulator, with product MSHPETHFSRYLPRPREADIWGVAVTGGGRLKSPPSAPYPPAGHPADHAFSWDHGRVLGAWQWVAITAGRGWFESARQPLTSVSKGDLLLLFPDEWHRYRPDPETGWTELWLELQGPALERLQSAGILSPDQPVQSFTGTSAESLLTRLHARLRENESGFDPELTGWAWQLLTQLDTVRRQVNAPESDIARAIRRAEVLLAERLENPPAMPALARELGVAYSYFRREFAKQTGLAPHAYLLRLRLEKARRLLGNGTAPLKDIAAQLGFSSPYHLSAAFKQAFGTSPAHWRRRPVKTSS
- a CDS encoding DUF4886 domain-containing protein; this translates as MNPASPRSLARLSGLILAVVLLTPSLFSAERESLKLLAIGNSFSDDATRLLPQVVKAAGKELIIGRASIGGCPLERHARHLKEAESGNPNGHAYKGATDPKTGEKRDMSLPELLSAQAWDVVTIQQWSQLSFKPETFQPFADELIAAIHKYAPTAEIVVHQTWAYREDHDWFKKDDGFTPAKMYTGLTSTYKNFADGKGFRVLPVGDALNLARQTPRWTYVTDPNFDFKNPPAGQLPDQRTSLNIGWHWKKNKAGATAFTLDAIHCNPAGQYLGANVWYSILYQTDTLPDSYAPIGMTAEDAADLRAHALTAVKAERAREAALHPVVAK
- the xseA gene encoding exodeoxyribonuclease VII large subunit, which gives rise to MSEFTRRVKTVLESQVRPGWVRGEVSNLRAQASGHVYFSLKDAGAQLSSVMFRGDAARQDVKLRDGLQVVVYGEISVYEARGNYQLIVRAVIEDGVGRLQKEFEALKRRLADEGLFAAENKVAIPAMPQTVGFITSPTGAAVQDFLRILIRRGWRGRVVVLPAKVQGDGAAAEIIEMLQLAQDEAACGVRFDLLVIGRGGGSLEDLWAFNEEPLVRAVAACRLPIISAVGHEIDFTLGDFAADVRAETPSAAAELISSGFVAATERAARLDEDLNHHVDAALESAADRLDHARSRLRLLAPSAQVERGFLRLDDLANRLSGALSATVQTRRQRLSEVRSLLRERSPQRRVESESQRLLALWKRLQAASPASVLNRGFVIMRDADGKPVQKKAAVQKGQRLAAEFADGTVAVKAEG